CCCGCGGCTTCTACACCATCCCGCTGCTGCCGCCCGGCACCTACCGGGTGGAGGCGCGCGGCCTGGGCTACGGCCAGGTGACCGTCCCCGACGTCGCCGTGCGCGCCAACCAGGCCTCGACGGTGGACCTGCGGCTGGCGGCCGAGGCGGTGGCGCTCACCGGGATCACCGCCACGGCGGCGCGCGCGGGGATCGACGCCACCCAGGCCGGCGTGGTGCAGACGGTGACCAGCGAGCAGGTGGAGAACCTCCCCACCCAGGGGCGGGACTTCACCGACTTCCTGAACCTCTCGCCGCTGGTGAGCCCGGCGCAGGGGATCGGCACCGGCGGGCAGTTCTCGGTGGCGGGGGCGCGCACCTCGGCGACCAACGTGCAGGTGGACGGCGCCGACGCCAACAACCAGTTCTTCGGCGAGAACCGCGGCTCGTCGCGCACCCCGTTCGCCTTCAGCCTGGAGTCGATCAAGGAGTTCCAGCTGATCACCAACGGCTTCGACGTGGAGTACGGCAGCTACCAGGGCGGGGTGGTGAACGCGGTCACCAAGGGCGGCACCAACCAGTTCCGCGGCAACGCCTTCGTCTTCGTGCGCGACCAGTCGCTGACCGGCGACGACTTCACCGGCGTGCCGCCCACCGACTACACCGTGCAGCAGTACGGCTTCAGCCTGTCGGGCCCGGTGCTGCGCGACCGGCTGCACTTCTTCGTCTCGGTCGACGCGCAGAACAAGAACCAGCCGGTGTACGCGCTGGCGCCCAGCGTGGTGCAGATCCGCCCCGACACCGTCACGAAGATCGTCAACACCCTGAACGCGCTGGGCTTCCCCGAAGCGCAGTCGACGGTGGGGACGCTCGACCAGCAGGAGGACAACCTGGTGGTGTTCGGGCGGCTGGACTGGACGATCAGCGACCGGCACCGGCTGACGCTCCGGCAGAACTACTCCGACTTCGAGCAGACCAACGACCGCCTGAGCACCAGCGGCAACGAGAACAGCACGCGCGGCGGGCCGTTCGTCAACACGGCGTGGTCCACCGTGGGCGAGCTGAACTCGGTGTTCGGCGACGCCTACAACACCCTGCGCGTGCAGGTCTCCGACGAGGACCGGCCGCGCAACCCCAACACGCCGGGCGGCTACCTCCCGGAGCTGCGCATCGACAACGTGCCGTCGTACCGGCTGAACGAGAACGGCGACACGGTGGCCGCCACCACCAGCATCTTCCTGGGCGGCGACGGGGTGATCTTCCGCAACCGGCTGGTGGAGGACAAGGTCCAGCTGATCGACAACTTCACCTGGAAGGCGGGGCGCACACGCTGAAGGCGGGGACCAACAACATCCTCTCCAGCACCGAGAACACCTTCTTCCTGCTGGGCAACGGGGCGTACCGCTTCGGCAACCTGGCCGACTTCGCGGCGGGGCGCCCCAACCGCTACACCCGGAACGTGCGCGCCTGCCCCTCGCCGCTCCAGAACAACGCGGCGGGGCAGCCGGTGATCTGCCCCGAGATGGACGTGCCGGTGGCGAAGTTCCAGGCGCTGGAGTGGAGCCTGTACGCGCAGGACGAGTGGCAGGTGACCGACCGCCTGCTGGTGACGCCGGGCGTGCGCTTCGGCGGCACCGACTTCCGCGACGACCCGGCCGAGGTCCCCGCGGTG
This is a stretch of genomic DNA from Longimicrobium sp.. It encodes these proteins:
- a CDS encoding TonB-dependent receptor: MRFRRTLPALCLALACALAGAPSVLAQGATTGTIRGQATTGADNTAVPGAQVAAVSAETGFRRAAVTDARGFYTIPLLPPGTYRVEARGLGYGQVTVPDVAVRANQASTVDLRLAAEAVALTGITATAARAGIDATQAGVVQTVTSEQVENLPTQGRDFTDFLNLSPLVSPAQGIGTGGQFSVAGARTSATNVQVDGADANNQFFGENRGSSRTPFAFSLESIKEFQLITNGFDVEYGSYQGGVVNAVTKGGTNQFRGNAFVFVRDQSLTGDDFTGVPPTDYTVQQYGFSLSGPVLRDRLHFFVSVDAQNKNQPVYALAPSVVQIRPDTVTKIVNTLNALGFPEAQSTVGTLDQQEDNLVVFGRLDWTISDRHRLTLRQNYSDFEQTNDRLSTSGNENSTRGGPFVNTAWSTVGELNSVFGDAYNTLRVQVSDEDRPRNPNTPGGYLPELRIDNVPSYRLNENGDTVAATTSIFLGGDGVIFRNRLVEDKVQLIDNFTWKAGRTR